A single genomic interval of Cellvibrio sp. PSBB023 harbors:
- a CDS encoding EboA domain-containing protein — translation MSNPCLALLNSVLAVRVNSAVNEFVLRTQDLISTGVTDDRFTQLVSLASRHVPRQMLAPSREEDQLAAALIPGWSLAAWSLLDLVRVSFVLSRHDLADADFPPKFNQWFRFADEGEACAYYRSLCLLPQPEQHLWRAAEGCRTNMRSVFAAVACGSPYAFLHFDSLVWNQMLLKALFIGEPLTGIYGFNKRTTPELIAMVNDYIDERRSAGRDIPVDAQLLLA, via the coding sequence ATGAGCAATCCCTGTCTGGCGCTATTGAATAGTGTGTTGGCAGTGCGTGTGAATTCGGCGGTCAATGAATTTGTACTGCGCACTCAGGATCTAATTTCCACTGGCGTTACGGATGATCGTTTTACCCAGTTGGTCTCCCTGGCGAGCAGGCATGTGCCGCGCCAGATGCTGGCTCCCTCGCGCGAGGAAGATCAACTCGCCGCTGCATTAATTCCCGGATGGAGCCTGGCGGCCTGGAGCCTGCTGGATCTGGTGCGTGTCAGTTTTGTCTTGTCGCGTCATGATTTGGCTGATGCGGATTTCCCCCCCAAATTTAACCAATGGTTTCGCTTTGCCGATGAAGGCGAGGCCTGCGCTTACTATCGCTCGCTCTGCCTATTGCCGCAGCCGGAACAGCATCTGTGGCGCGCGGCTGAGGGCTGCCGTACCAATATGCGTTCGGTTTTTGCAGCGGTTGCCTGTGGTTCACCCTACGCGTTTTTGCATTTTGATTCTCTCGTCTGGAACCAAATGCTGCTCAAGGCCTTATTTATCGGCGAGCCACTGACAGGCATTTATGGCTTCAATAAGCGCACTACGCCGGAATTAATCGCGATGGTAAATGACTATATTGATGAGCGTCGCAGTGCCGGGCGTGATATTCCAGTAGACGCCCAACTGTTATTGGCGTGA
- a CDS encoding TatD family hydrolase, which translates to MKFFDPHIHMSSRTTDDYQAMAAAGIRAVIEPAFWFGQPRTNIGSFIDYYASLIGWERFRASQFGIAHYCAMGLNSKEANNEGLAREVLEILPQFILKEGVVAIGEIGYDEMTPAEEFAYQAQLKMAVDYDMLVMVHSPHRDKKRGVLRSMDVAREMGVPMHKLIIDHNNEETVRDVLDYGAWAAFTIYPNTKMGSARMVEIVREYGPERIIVDSSADWGVSDPLSVPKTAQLMLERGIDPAAVELTTWSNAIAAYAQSGQIDVDALMQTPVIDQRQSYSDNSVLRGQKPRVDEPVPN; encoded by the coding sequence ATGAAATTTTTTGATCCGCACATTCATATGTCCAGCCGCACAACGGATGACTATCAAGCTATGGCTGCCGCGGGGATTCGCGCCGTCATTGAACCGGCGTTCTGGTTTGGCCAACCGCGTACCAATATCGGTTCGTTTATCGATTACTACGCGAGTTTAATTGGCTGGGAGCGCTTTCGCGCTTCGCAATTTGGTATCGCCCATTACTGTGCCATGGGGCTGAACTCCAAAGAGGCCAATAACGAAGGCCTCGCGCGGGAAGTGTTGGAAATTTTGCCGCAATTTATTTTAAAAGAAGGCGTAGTGGCCATTGGCGAAATTGGCTACGACGAAATGACACCCGCTGAAGAATTTGCCTATCAGGCGCAATTAAAAATGGCGGTAGATTACGACATGCTAGTGATGGTGCATTCGCCACATCGCGATAAAAAACGCGGCGTATTGCGCTCGATGGATGTCGCGCGTGAAATGGGTGTGCCCATGCACAAATTAATTATCGACCACAACAACGAAGAAACCGTGCGCGATGTATTGGACTACGGCGCCTGGGCTGCGTTTACCATTTACCCCAACACCAAAATGGGTTCGGCGCGCATGGTAGAAATTGTGCGCGAGTACGGCCCCGAGCGCATCATTGTGGACAGTTCTGCGGACTGGGGTGTAAGCGATCCCTTGTCGGTGCCCAAAACTGCACAATTGATGTTAGAGCGCGGTATTGATCCCGCCGCTGTCGAGCTGACCACCTGGAGCAACGCTATTGCCGCCTACGCCCAATCGGGTCAAATTGATGTGGATGCGTTAATGCAAACGCCGGTGATTGATCAGCGCCAGTCCTACAGTGACAACTCGGTATTGCGCGGGCAAAAACCGCGTGTTGATGAGCCAGTGCCTAATTAA
- a CDS encoding 3-dehydroquinate synthase yields the protein MMSQIIQRFSVSYEFPVSFTHHTFAVENPVLCEVLARAGDREHKVFPVVDADVLKNHPQLIDDLTEYARCHSDRINLILPPLVVRSGEICKSDPQEVETFYRLTQDYKIDRHSFVLVIGGGSVIDAMGYAAATAHRGIRLIRMPTTVLGQNDAGIGVKNAVNFLGRKNYLGTFVPPFAVINDFAFLQTLPKRDQRAGIAEAVKVSLIKDAEFFNWLYENRHSLAAFDEQAVAYMIRRCAELHLHHIATSGDPFEYGSARPLDFGHWSAHRLEELSGHDLRHGEAVAIGIALDSLYSTNMGLITPALLEKIVATLRDLGFSLSHSALTQLDIHKALQDFREHLGGELCITLLTGEGQAAQFNHIDVDVMQRSVNHLVAHH from the coding sequence ATGATGTCGCAGATTATCCAACGCTTTAGCGTCAGCTATGAATTCCCAGTGAGTTTTACCCATCACACCTTTGCGGTAGAAAACCCGGTGTTGTGCGAGGTGCTGGCGCGCGCCGGTGATCGCGAGCACAAGGTGTTTCCGGTAGTGGATGCGGATGTACTGAAAAACCACCCGCAACTCATTGACGACCTGACGGAATACGCGCGCTGCCACAGTGACAGGATTAATTTAATCCTGCCGCCGCTGGTGGTGCGCAGCGGTGAAATTTGTAAAAGTGATCCGCAAGAAGTGGAAACCTTTTATCGCCTGACACAGGATTACAAAATCGATCGCCACAGTTTTGTGTTGGTAATTGGCGGCGGTTCGGTGATTGATGCCATGGGATATGCGGCGGCTACGGCCCATCGCGGTATTCGTTTGATCCGTATGCCCACGACGGTACTGGGGCAAAACGATGCGGGTATCGGGGTAAAAAATGCGGTGAATTTTTTAGGCCGCAAAAATTATTTAGGCACTTTTGTGCCGCCGTTTGCCGTGATCAATGATTTTGCTTTTTTGCAAACCCTGCCCAAACGCGACCAGCGCGCCGGTATTGCCGAAGCAGTAAAGGTGTCGCTGATTAAAGATGCAGAATTTTTTAATTGGCTGTACGAGAATCGCCACTCGCTTGCTGCATTTGATGAGCAAGCGGTAGCCTATATGATTCGCCGCTGCGCCGAATTGCATTTGCATCATATCGCCACCAGCGGCGATCCTTTTGAATACGGCAGCGCGCGACCACTCGATTTTGGCCACTGGTCGGCACATCGCCTGGAAGAATTATCCGGCCACGATTTACGTCACGGCGAAGCCGTGGCCATTGGCATTGCGTTGGATTCGCTCTATTCGACCAACATGGGTTTGATTACGCCAGCGCTGTTGGAAAAAATCGTGGCTACTTTACGTGATTTGGGTTTTAGCCTGAGTCACAGCGCATTAACACAACTGGATATTCACAAAGCCCTGCAAGATTTTCGCGAGCATTTGGGTGGCGAGCTGTGCATCACCTTGTTGACGGGCGAAGGGCAGGCGGCGCAATTTAATCATATCGATGTGGATGTGATGCAGCGTAGCGTTAATCATTTGGTGGCTCACCACTGA
- the eboE gene encoding metabolite traffic protein EboE has product MRQLTYCSNIHPGESWRHVLDNLESHGLSVKRQVSPNAAFPLGLRIAQQASVELDDKKIAEFRAWCEKHDCYLLTINGFPYGTFHDQPVKAAVYEPDWRTQERVVYTKRLADLAVALTTRAPQISISTVPIAYKQGFAESDWPLVRDHLIDVLAHLRALHERSGILVQLALEPEPCCVLETTEETIAFFARMDFPAELKTYIGICFDCCHQAVEFEDAADVLARLRAANITIAKVQVSSALRAQGEQIATLMQFNEPVYLHQAVAKHAQGLHRFSDLPELQAALENGEVYSECRVHFHVPIFIDNLGPCTTTQFFLTDFLPQLDASIPLEVETYSFKNLPAHLRDYPLDVSIARELQWVKNLLGQNN; this is encoded by the coding sequence ATGCGCCAATTAACCTACTGCAGCAATATTCATCCCGGCGAATCCTGGCGGCATGTGCTGGATAACCTTGAATCCCACGGCTTGAGTGTAAAGCGACAGGTTTCACCTAATGCGGCGTTCCCGCTTGGGCTGCGTATCGCCCAGCAGGCCAGCGTTGAACTGGACGATAAAAAAATCGCCGAGTTCCGCGCCTGGTGCGAAAAACACGATTGTTACTTGCTCACCATTAATGGTTTTCCCTACGGCACTTTTCATGATCAGCCCGTTAAAGCGGCGGTCTATGAACCTGATTGGCGTACACAAGAACGTGTGGTGTATACCAAACGCTTGGCCGATCTGGCTGTTGCCTTAACAACACGCGCGCCGCAAATATCTATTTCCACTGTCCCTATCGCTTATAAACAAGGTTTTGCGGAATCTGATTGGCCGCTAGTTCGCGATCATTTAATCGATGTGCTGGCGCATTTGCGCGCACTGCATGAGCGTAGCGGTATTTTGGTGCAGCTGGCGCTTGAGCCTGAACCCTGCTGTGTATTGGAAACCACAGAAGAGACCATCGCATTTTTTGCGCGTATGGATTTTCCGGCGGAATTAAAAACCTACATTGGGATTTGTTTTGACTGTTGTCACCAGGCAGTGGAATTTGAAGATGCCGCCGATGTGCTCGCGCGGCTGCGCGCTGCCAATATCACTATTGCGAAAGTACAAGTCTCCAGTGCCCTGCGGGCGCAAGGCGAGCAAATTGCCACGCTAATGCAATTTAACGAGCCGGTGTATTTGCATCAGGCGGTTGCCAAACATGCGCAGGGTTTGCATCGTTTTAGCGATTTGCCGGAGCTGCAAGCTGCACTTGAAAATGGCGAAGTTTATAGTGAATGCCGTGTGCATTTTCATGTGCCGATTTTTATCGATAACCTCGGGCCATGTACCACCACGCAATTTTTCCTGACCGATTTTTTACCGCAATTGGATGCGTCTATTCCATTAGAAGTGGAAACCTACAGTTTTAAAAATCTGCCCGCCCACTTACGGGATTACCCGCTGGATGTATCCATTGCGCGCGAATTGCAGTGGGTGAAAAATCTGCTCGGCCAAAATAATTAA
- a CDS encoding alkaline phosphatase family protein has protein sequence MQRTLVINVVGLTRNLIGEHTPNLQKLLGNSVDIKPMVPAVTCAVQATYLTGKTPAEHGIVANGWYFRDLNEVWLWRQSNRLIQAPKIWDIARAKDSSFTCANTFWWYAMATGADYTLTPRPLYCADGSKLPDCYTYPLEWREELSQELGPFPLFQFWGPATSIKSSAWIADAAISVELKKSPSLQLVYLPHLDYCLQKVGPQGDISKDLQEVDGLVGKLLDFFTARNCRVIVLSEYGIGAVDTPVHPNRILRQANLLAVKTDLGREYLETATSKAFAVADHQIAHVYIQDAELIPTVKALFEQQPGIARVLDAEGKRELGLDHERSGELVLLAEANAWFTYYYWLDDNKAPDFAPTVEIHRKPGYDPCELFFNPTLRFPMLRMAGKVLRKKLGFRYLMDVISIQPEQVKGSHGLALPGADSTPIFMSTEAHLVPSEPIAATDVCDLLLRHVFDE, from the coding sequence ATGCAACGAACGCTGGTGATTAATGTGGTGGGGCTAACGCGCAATTTAATTGGCGAGCACACACCCAACTTACAAAAATTGCTGGGCAACAGTGTGGATATAAAACCCATGGTGCCCGCCGTTACCTGCGCGGTGCAAGCCACTTACCTCACCGGAAAAACACCGGCGGAGCACGGCATAGTTGCCAACGGCTGGTATTTTCGTGACCTTAATGAAGTTTGGTTGTGGCGGCAGAGCAACCGCTTAATTCAAGCACCAAAAATTTGGGATATAGCACGCGCAAAAGATTCATCGTTCACCTGCGCCAATACCTTCTGGTGGTATGCCATGGCCACCGGTGCAGACTACACCTTAACGCCGCGTCCGCTCTATTGCGCCGATGGCAGTAAGCTGCCGGATTGTTATACCTATCCACTGGAATGGCGCGAAGAATTATCGCAAGAACTTGGGCCATTTCCCTTGTTTCAATTTTGGGGGCCAGCGACTTCCATTAAATCCAGCGCCTGGATTGCCGACGCCGCGATAAGCGTGGAGCTAAAAAAATCCCCCAGTTTGCAATTGGTGTATTTGCCGCATTTGGATTACTGCTTACAAAAAGTCGGCCCCCAAGGCGATATCAGCAAAGACCTGCAAGAAGTGGATGGGTTGGTGGGTAAACTGCTCGACTTTTTTACTGCGCGCAATTGCCGGGTGATTGTGTTATCGGAATACGGTATTGGTGCGGTGGATACACCGGTTCACCCCAATCGCATTTTGCGCCAAGCGAATTTACTCGCGGTAAAAACCGATTTGGGGCGCGAGTATTTGGAAACTGCAACCAGTAAAGCCTTTGCGGTGGCCGACCATCAAATTGCCCATGTGTATATTCAAGACGCTGAATTAATTCCCACCGTAAAAGCATTGTTCGAGCAACAGCCGGGTATTGCACGGGTATTGGATGCGGAAGGAAAACGTGAGTTGGGGCTGGACCATGAACGCTCGGGCGAATTGGTTTTGTTAGCTGAGGCCAATGCCTGGTTTACCTATTACTATTGGTTGGACGATAACAAAGCGCCGGATTTTGCACCCACAGTCGAAATCCATCGCAAGCCCGGTTATGACCCCTGCGAATTATTTTTTAACCCCACGCTGCGTTTCCCCATGCTGCGTATGGCAGGCAAGGTGTTGCGCAAAAAGTTAGGTTTCCGCTATTTAATGGATGTGATTTCCATACAGCCGGAACAAGTGAAAGGATCACATGGTTTGGCATTGCCCGGTGCTGACTCTACGCCGATTTTTATGTCCACCGAAGCGCACCTGGTGCCTAGTGAACCCATAGCTGCCACCGATGTATGCGATTTACTGTTGCGCCATGTGTTCGATGAATAA
- a CDS encoding UbiA family prenyltransferase, producing the protein MKIKPLLALCRISNLPTVWMNVLTAMVLIDQAIPNSVQWCWLPLLALALSAFYCGGMVLNDLCDYSWDKQHQPYRPLVTGSVSVKTAVFIACALFLTGFVIVALAPFALMGVLAASALFATIVIYDVFHKQTAASILVMGLARALVFVVVLMALSAQWLQWVLIAAALQFVYTLSLTFVARYEHIRGKPYRGPVIPRMIAGMAVIDGALLAIVVSPVWLVAGIALALLTRFGQRYVRGD; encoded by the coding sequence ATGAAAATAAAACCGCTCCTTGCGTTGTGCCGTATCAGTAATTTGCCCACGGTGTGGATGAATGTACTCACGGCGATGGTGTTAATTGATCAGGCTATTCCCAATAGTGTGCAATGGTGTTGGTTGCCCTTGTTAGCACTGGCGCTGTCGGCTTTTTATTGCGGCGGCATGGTATTGAATGACTTGTGCGATTATTCGTGGGATAAACAGCACCAGCCCTATCGCCCTTTAGTGACTGGCAGCGTCAGTGTAAAAACTGCCGTATTTATTGCCTGCGCATTATTTTTAACGGGCTTTGTGATTGTGGCGCTCGCGCCTTTCGCGCTGATGGGCGTGCTGGCCGCAAGTGCCTTGTTTGCCACCATTGTTATTTATGATGTGTTCCATAAACAAACTGCTGCCAGTATTTTGGTGATGGGCCTGGCGCGCGCGCTGGTGTTTGTGGTGGTGCTTATGGCTTTGTCCGCACAATGGTTGCAATGGGTATTAATTGCAGCCGCTTTGCAGTTTGTGTACACCTTGTCGTTAACCTTTGTTGCACGCTACGAACATATTCGCGGCAAACCTTACCGTGGGCCGGTTATTCCGCGCATGATTGCGGGCATGGCGGTTATTGATGGCGCTTTGTTGGCAATAGTTGTCTCGCCGGTATGGCTGGTGGCGGGCATTGCGTTGGCGCTGCTCACCCGTTTTGGCCAGCGCTATGTGCGCGGCGATTAA